The proteins below are encoded in one region of Lentimicrobium sp. L6:
- the ccsA gene encoding cytochrome c biogenesis protein CcsA translates to MKKLINYVFSMEIAGVLMVVSAFAIGIATFIENDFGTIAAKALVYNSIWFEAIIGLIFINLIFNSIKIKPWQTKQWSVFIFHISFLLIIIGAGLTRYVGYEGTMSIREGSQSNTFLSEHTYVMVKNAQGEVLAKKKVLFSSVSKDEVKVGFDHNDKEYTLHTSDFVPNAMEYIDKSEGGSPMVEISLRKNGKFQNYSVSKGEVLELGRESFGFYSEESQDINIELNDGELQFVANDSVVFFDMLSGQKESLPAGARHAIVLEKLYSLGDFSWVFSEYYPQARLGVTSSNNKSNSLNAIHFSVFSENDEELVSSYALGMAGYAAPKDFRIDGDVVTISYGSELVELPFSIKLIDFHLERYPASNSPSSYSSDVVLIDPSQNIEMDYKIFMNNVLDHRGYRFFQSSYDQDERGTVLSVNHDYAGMIVTYLGYLLMSLGMFFALFAKNSRFRLMMKKTMATSSVLLLFVVIPNWANAQNSEKCIVKDIPTEQVDELSKLLVQGRSGRFQPFNSVSSQVVRKFSRKVTFDGLNTDQILLGMMINPDYWAKQEIIKVSNDQLKKIIGNDASRARFVDFFDANSGGYKLAKYVDAAYQKKPAERGTLDKDVIKVDERVNVFYMAMKMDFLKIFPVPGQANTTWTSPNGPFNQYQAQDSNFVASVTNFYFQSLRAGLESGNYADANLMLQGIRQFQEKYSPTQLADLEKMNLEIKYNKINIFDRLFASYGIFGFIMLVLLFVRVLMPKFQMKWTVHVLAILVLLSFVTHTFGLGMRWYIAGHAPWSNGYESMIFIGWATILAGLVFYKNSPIALAATSVLAALIMYVAHLSWMNPEITNLVPVLKSYWLTIHVAIITASYGFLAMGMFMGFLNLVFLLLMNKSNRLRIQDKINEITKINEMTLIVGIYLLTIGTFLGGVWANESWGRYWGWDPKETWAMVTILVYAFILHMRYVPGLKGVYALNLMTVIGYFSVLMTYFGVNYYLSGLHSYASGDPMPIPNFVYYALGVIFIVSVMAYFKYKKMWSE, encoded by the coding sequence ATGAAAAAACTAATCAACTATGTTTTTAGCATGGAGATTGCCGGAGTATTAATGGTGGTATCTGCCTTTGCAATTGGTATAGCAACTTTTATTGAAAACGATTTTGGAACCATAGCTGCGAAAGCTTTGGTTTATAATTCAATTTGGTTTGAAGCTATTATTGGATTAATATTTATCAACTTGATTTTTAATTCAATCAAGATTAAACCTTGGCAAACAAAACAATGGAGTGTGTTCATTTTTCATATTTCATTTTTGTTAATTATTATTGGTGCGGGTTTAACTCGTTATGTTGGTTATGAGGGTACCATGAGTATTAGAGAAGGTAGTCAGTCTAATACTTTTTTATCTGAACATACTTATGTAATGGTTAAGAATGCTCAGGGAGAAGTCTTAGCAAAAAAGAAGGTTTTGTTTTCGTCAGTTAGTAAAGACGAAGTAAAGGTAGGTTTTGATCATAATGATAAAGAATATACTTTGCATACCTCCGACTTTGTGCCAAATGCTATGGAGTATATTGATAAATCAGAAGGGGGAAGTCCCATGGTTGAAATATCACTTCGAAAAAACGGCAAATTTCAGAATTATTCCGTATCAAAAGGTGAGGTCTTAGAATTAGGTAGAGAGTCCTTTGGTTTTTATAGTGAAGAATCGCAAGATATTAATATAGAGTTAAATGATGGTGAATTGCAATTTGTAGCCAATGATAGTGTTGTTTTCTTCGATATGTTATCCGGCCAAAAAGAATCTTTGCCTGCTGGTGCTCGTCATGCTATCGTGCTCGAAAAACTATATTCCTTAGGTGATTTTAGTTGGGTATTTAGTGAATATTATCCCCAAGCTCGATTGGGTGTAACCTCTTCTAATAATAAATCAAATTCTTTAAATGCGATTCATTTTTCTGTTTTTAGTGAGAATGATGAGGAATTGGTTTCTAGTTATGCATTAGGAATGGCAGGATATGCTGCTCCTAAAGATTTCAGAATAGATGGAGACGTTGTTACTATAAGTTATGGTTCTGAGTTAGTTGAGCTTCCCTTTAGTATTAAACTTATTGATTTTCATTTAGAAAGGTATCCTGCGTCGAACAGCCCAAGTAGTTATTCTAGTGATGTTGTTTTAATTGATCCTTCACAAAATATCGAAATGGATTATAAAATCTTTATGAACAATGTTTTAGACCATAGGGGATATCGTTTCTTTCAATCTTCCTATGATCAAGATGAAAGAGGAACAGTATTAAGCGTTAATCACGATTATGCTGGAATGATAGTAACCTATTTGGGCTATCTTTTAATGTCTCTGGGAATGTTCTTTGCTTTATTTGCAAAAAACAGTCGATTCAGATTAATGATGAAGAAGACTATGGCTACTTCATCTGTTTTATTACTCTTTGTAGTTATACCGAATTGGGCTAATGCGCAGAATAGTGAAAAATGTATTGTTAAGGATATTCCAACCGAACAAGTTGATGAACTATCTAAATTATTGGTACAGGGGCGGAGTGGTCGTTTCCAGCCTTTTAATTCTGTTAGTAGCCAGGTTGTAAGAAAATTTAGTAGAAAAGTAACATTTGATGGGCTAAATACAGACCAGATTCTGTTAGGGATGATGATAAACCCTGATTATTGGGCGAAACAAGAAATTATTAAGGTAAGTAATGACCAATTAAAAAAGATAATAGGGAATGATGCATCTAGAGCTAGGTTTGTTGATTTCTTTGATGCAAATAGTGGAGGATACAAGTTAGCGAAATATGTAGATGCAGCCTATCAGAAGAAGCCTGCCGAACGAGGGACTTTAGATAAAGATGTGATAAAAGTTGACGAGCGAGTGAATGTGTTTTACATGGCCATGAAGATGGATTTCTTAAAGATATTCCCGGTTCCTGGTCAGGCTAATACTACATGGACTTCACCTAATGGCCCTTTTAATCAATATCAAGCCCAAGATTCTAATTTTGTAGCCTCTGTTACTAACTTCTATTTCCAAAGCCTTAGAGCGGGTTTAGAATCAGGTAATTATGCCGATGCCAACCTAATGCTGCAAGGAATAAGACAGTTTCAAGAAAAGTATTCTCCTACACAGCTTGCTGATTTAGAGAAAATGAACCTTGAGATTAAGTATAATAAGATTAATATTTTCGATAGATTATTTGCCTCTTATGGTATTTTCGGTTTTATTATGCTTGTTCTTCTTTTTGTAAGGGTGTTGATGCCAAAATTCCAAATGAAATGGACGGTTCACGTATTAGCAATTCTAGTTTTGCTCTCTTTTGTGACTCACACTTTTGGATTAGGAATGAGGTGGTATATTGCTGGTCATGCTCCTTGGAGTAATGGTTATGAGTCAATGATTTTTATTGGTTGGGCTACTATCTTAGCTGGTTTGGTTTTCTATAAAAACAGTCCAATTGCCTTGGCTGCAACTTCTGTTTTAGCGGCATTAATTATGTATGTGGCTCATTTAAGTTGGATGAATCCAGAGATTACAAATTTGGTTCCTGTTTTGAAGTCCTATTGGTTGACAATTCATGTGGCTATTATTACTGCCAGTTATGGTTTCCTTGCAATGGGAATGTTTATGGGATTCTTAAACTTGGTTTTTCTTCTACTTATGAACAAGAGCAATAGACTTAGGATTCAAGATAAAATCAATGAAATAACTAAGATTAACGAAATGACTTTGATAGTTGGTATTTATCTATTGACTATTGGGACATTCTTAGGAGGTGTTTGGGCCAACGAAAGTTGGGGTCGATACTGGGGTTGGGATCCAAAAGAGACTTGGGCAATGGTTACGATTTTGGTTTATGCCTTTATTCTTCATATGCGATATGTTCCAGGTTTAAAAGGGGTTTATGCACTTAATTTGATGACTGTAATTGGGTACTTTAGTGTTTTGATGACTTATTTTGGAGTAAACTATTACCTATCAGGTTTGCATAGTTATGCTTCAGGTGATCCGATGCCAATTCCTAATTTTGTGTATTATGCTTTAGGGGTCATTTTCATAGTATCGGTAATGGCTTATTTTAAATACAAAAAAATGTGGAGCGAATAG